The proteins below are encoded in one region of Tessaracoccus aquimaris:
- a CDS encoding SDR family NAD(P)-dependent oxidoreductase, with amino-acid sequence MSIEQIAPLVRGEYLRRLGVPVVVTALPDADSGLEAQQIGELASIAPPEGGDWGTSWVEVESVDELPAALAAAPLQNQGLVEVDGRSYGYKVSTVGAPEPLPHGKDPAASAAAARARVVQGKVAVVTGGAQGFGAEIVRGLVASGAFVYIADLNADGAAKLAAELGPNTAAVTVNVADEASVEAMAAQIAATTGGLDLVVSNAGIVRAGSVLEQEAADFRLTTEINYTAFFLITKHLGRLLAAQRRTAPDWTTDIIQINSKSGLVGSNKNGAYAGSKFGGIGLVQSFALELVEQGIKVNAICPGNFYDGPLWSDPDRGLFVQYLASGKVPGATTVDEVREFYEAKVPLRRGTYGSDVMRAIYYLIEQEYETGQAVPVTGGQVMLSS; translated from the coding sequence ATGAGCATCGAACAGATCGCACCGCTGGTCAGGGGCGAGTACCTGCGTCGACTCGGGGTGCCTGTCGTTGTGACTGCGCTGCCGGACGCTGATTCCGGTCTCGAGGCGCAACAGATCGGCGAGCTCGCTTCGATCGCCCCGCCTGAGGGAGGGGACTGGGGCACTTCGTGGGTCGAGGTTGAGAGCGTTGACGAACTGCCTGCGGCATTGGCTGCCGCACCCCTTCAGAATCAGGGGCTGGTTGAGGTCGACGGGCGGAGCTACGGATACAAGGTGTCGACCGTCGGAGCACCCGAGCCGCTGCCGCACGGCAAGGACCCGGCCGCCTCGGCGGCCGCGGCCCGAGCCCGCGTGGTGCAGGGCAAGGTCGCCGTCGTGACGGGCGGCGCGCAGGGCTTCGGCGCCGAGATCGTCCGGGGCCTCGTCGCGTCCGGTGCGTTCGTCTACATCGCCGACCTGAACGCCGACGGCGCGGCCAAGCTCGCGGCCGAACTGGGCCCGAACACCGCGGCCGTCACGGTCAACGTGGCAGACGAGGCCTCCGTCGAGGCGATGGCGGCGCAGATCGCCGCGACCACCGGCGGGCTCGACCTGGTCGTCTCCAACGCGGGTATTGTCCGCGCGGGCAGCGTCCTCGAGCAGGAGGCGGCCGACTTCCGGCTGACCACGGAGATCAACTACACGGCGTTCTTCCTGATCACCAAGCACCTCGGTCGCCTGCTCGCGGCCCAGCGGCGCACCGCGCCCGACTGGACCACCGACATCATCCAGATCAACTCGAAGTCGGGGCTGGTCGGCTCGAACAAGAACGGCGCCTACGCCGGGTCGAAGTTCGGCGGCATCGGGCTCGTCCAGAGCTTCGCGCTTGAACTGGTCGAGCAGGGCATCAAGGTCAACGCGATCTGCCCGGGCAACTTCTACGACGGCCCGCTCTGGTCCGATCCCGACCGCGGCCTGTTCGTGCAGTACCTCGCCTCCGGCAAGGTGCCCGGCGCGACCACCGTCGACGAGGTGCGCGAGTTCTACGAGGCGAAGGTCCCGCTGCGACGCGGCACCTACGGCTCCGACGTGATGCGCGCCATCTACTACCTGATCGAGCAGGAGTACGAGACCGGCCAGGCCGTCCCCGTGACGGGCGGCCAGGTCATGCTGAGCAGCT
- a CDS encoding histidinol-phosphatase — protein MRDAINDPSISPAERLAALQDYLQGSPSFPPFVTESNNHVHTIYSFSPYTPAAAALRAREAGLMVVGSVDHDSAAGAGEMAEAARLLGMGAVTGFECRVYLNTADEVASGNAPLHERKLNNPDTAGIAYMTVQGIPADKRDLVAEYLMPIREARLRRTGAMVERANVILEGLGAEPIDLDRDIVARSQFLFGGTVTERHLLAAMADKLIGRFGRGQALVDGLAKLGLNLSDKVADQLSDVDNPHLTFDLLGVMKAEFLGQIYIVPERTEDGGECPSMAEVIDVAKSVGAIPCYAYLGDVTASPTGDKKAEKFEDDFLEELFAELRRIGMPAITYMPPRNTAEQMARIAKLADEFGLLEVSGVDINTPRQVFNCEELQRPELSHLNDATWAMVAHEQLANVDLSLGLFAPDGPLAAKPLKERVVAYGALGKGIVDGDLTLDAAVAKLKGQA, from the coding sequence ATGCGTGACGCGATCAACGACCCGTCGATCTCGCCCGCGGAGCGTTTGGCGGCCCTGCAGGACTACCTGCAGGGCTCGCCCTCGTTTCCGCCGTTCGTGACCGAGTCCAACAACCACGTCCACACCATCTACAGCTTCAGCCCCTACACGCCCGCCGCTGCCGCGCTCCGGGCACGGGAGGCAGGCCTGATGGTGGTCGGCTCCGTCGACCACGACTCGGCGGCAGGCGCCGGGGAGATGGCCGAGGCCGCCCGTCTGCTCGGCATGGGAGCCGTCACCGGCTTCGAGTGCCGCGTCTACCTGAACACCGCCGACGAGGTCGCCTCGGGCAACGCCCCGCTGCACGAGCGCAAGCTCAACAACCCCGACACCGCGGGCATCGCCTACATGACGGTGCAGGGCATCCCGGCGGACAAGCGCGACCTGGTCGCCGAGTACCTGATGCCGATCCGCGAGGCGCGGCTGCGTCGCACGGGCGCCATGGTCGAGCGGGCCAACGTCATCCTCGAGGGCCTCGGCGCCGAGCCGATCGACCTGGACCGCGACATCGTCGCGAGGTCGCAGTTCCTCTTCGGCGGCACCGTCACCGAGCGGCACCTGCTCGCGGCGATGGCGGACAAGCTGATCGGCCGCTTCGGCCGCGGCCAGGCCCTTGTCGACGGGCTCGCGAAGCTCGGGCTGAACCTGTCCGACAAGGTCGCAGATCAGCTCTCGGATGTGGACAACCCGCACCTGACGTTCGACCTGCTCGGCGTCATGAAGGCCGAGTTCCTGGGCCAGATCTACATCGTCCCCGAGCGCACCGAGGACGGCGGCGAGTGCCCGTCGATGGCAGAGGTCATCGACGTGGCCAAGTCGGTCGGGGCGATCCCGTGCTACGCCTACCTCGGCGACGTCACCGCATCGCCCACCGGCGACAAGAAGGCGGAGAAGTTCGAGGACGACTTCCTCGAGGAGCTCTTCGCCGAGCTGCGCCGCATCGGGATGCCCGCCATCACCTACATGCCGCCGCGCAACACGGCCGAGCAGATGGCGCGGATCGCGAAGCTGGCCGACGAGTTCGGCCTGCTCGAGGTCTCGGGCGTCGACATCAACACGCCCCGTCAGGTGTTCAACTGCGAGGAACTGCAGCGCCCCGAGCTGTCGCACCTCAACGACGCCACCTGGGCGATGGTCGCGCACGAGCAGTTGGCGAACGTCGACCTGTCGCTCGGCCTGTTCGCGCCCGACGGCCCGCTGGCGGCTAAGCCGTTGAAGGAGCGCGTCGTCGCCTACGGCGCACTCGGCAAGGGGATCGTCGACGGCGACCTGACGCTCGACGCGGCCGTCGCGAAGTTGAAGGGGCAGGCATGA
- a CDS encoding alpha-ketoacid dehydrogenase subunit alpha/beta — MPRNLIVDPSNVRARSVITAPEIPVNAYEPNFERELETYGKEGLVDILHDMIAVRQFETMLNSIKTTGAWNGVEYNHRGPAHLSIGQESAVVGQASQLDPEDFLFGSHRSHGEILAKCYSASRKLDKAQLEEIMKTFLDGETLGFAEQIGYDNLTELAENFILYGTVAETFARKAGFNRGLGGSMHAFFAPFGSMPNNAIVGGSADIALGSALFKRINRENGIVIANIGDASMGCGPVWEAMGFASMDQFRTLWKDGVQGNPPIWFNFFNNFYGMGGQTSGETMGYDILARVGLGVNPEGMHAERVDGLNPLAVADAVNRKRGLLESGKGPVLTDTITYRFSGHSPSDASSYRSRDEVELWEQHDGLKNYAGYLVENGVLSQGEVDDIQAKFDDRLTKVIALATKDEESSPRVGIDFIESVIYSNGNEEKLSDAEVDLLQPLEENARVKSLKSKIRTAKDENGKPVSKVKAYSYRDALFEAIAHRFATDPTMAAWGEENRDWGGAFAVYRGLTELLPYHRLFNSPISEAAIIGAGVGYALSGGRALVELMYCDFLGRAGDEIFNQAAKWQAMSAGLLKMPLVMRVSVGSKYGAQHSQDWAALVAHMPGLKVYYPATPYDAKGMMNLALRGTDPVVFFESQLLYDVAEQFEEGGVPEGYYEVPEGEPVVRREGTDLTIAVVGPTLYRVIEAADILEEKYGVSTEVIDLRFVAPLNLDPIVESVKKTGRLVLTSDAVDRGSFLHTVASQIQTLAFDHLDAPVTVVGSRNVITPAAELEKVFFPQPEWLIDAIHERVLPLKDHVPSSNQTDAELARRSREGL, encoded by the coding sequence ATGCCACGCAATCTCATCGTTGACCCGAGCAACGTACGCGCTCGTTCGGTCATCACGGCACCCGAGATTCCGGTCAACGCCTACGAGCCGAACTTCGAGCGCGAGCTGGAGACCTACGGCAAGGAGGGCCTCGTCGACATCCTGCACGACATGATCGCCGTGCGTCAGTTCGAGACGATGCTCAACTCGATCAAGACCACCGGCGCCTGGAACGGCGTCGAGTACAACCACCGCGGCCCCGCGCACCTGTCGATCGGGCAGGAGTCGGCCGTCGTCGGCCAGGCCTCGCAGCTCGACCCCGAGGACTTCCTCTTCGGCTCGCACCGCAGCCACGGCGAGATCCTCGCCAAGTGCTACTCGGCCTCCCGGAAGCTGGACAAGGCCCAGCTCGAGGAGATCATGAAGACCTTCCTCGACGGCGAGACCCTCGGCTTCGCCGAGCAGATCGGCTACGACAACCTCACCGAGCTCGCCGAGAACTTCATCCTCTACGGCACGGTCGCCGAGACCTTCGCCCGCAAGGCAGGCTTCAACCGCGGCCTCGGCGGCTCCATGCACGCCTTCTTCGCGCCGTTCGGCTCGATGCCCAACAACGCGATCGTCGGCGGCTCCGCGGACATCGCCCTCGGCTCGGCCCTCTTCAAGCGGATCAACCGCGAGAACGGCATCGTGATCGCCAACATCGGCGACGCGTCCATGGGCTGTGGCCCCGTGTGGGAGGCCATGGGCTTTGCGTCGATGGACCAGTTCCGCACCCTGTGGAAGGACGGCGTCCAGGGCAACCCGCCGATCTGGTTCAACTTCTTCAACAACTTCTACGGCATGGGCGGCCAGACCTCCGGCGAGACCATGGGCTACGACATCCTGGCCCGCGTCGGCCTCGGCGTGAACCCCGAGGGCATGCACGCCGAGCGCGTCGACGGCCTCAACCCGCTGGCCGTCGCCGACGCCGTCAACCGCAAGCGCGGCCTCCTCGAGTCCGGCAAGGGCCCCGTCCTCACCGACACGATCACCTACCGCTTCTCGGGCCACTCGCCCTCCGACGCGTCGTCCTACCGCAGCCGCGACGAGGTCGAACTGTGGGAGCAGCACGACGGCCTGAAGAACTACGCCGGCTACCTCGTCGAGAACGGGGTGCTTTCGCAGGGCGAGGTCGACGACATCCAGGCCAAGTTCGACGACCGCCTCACCAAGGTGATCGCGCTGGCCACCAAGGACGAGGAGTCGAGCCCTCGCGTCGGCATCGACTTCATCGAGTCGGTCATCTACTCCAACGGCAACGAGGAGAAGCTCTCCGACGCCGAGGTCGACCTGCTGCAGCCGCTCGAGGAGAACGCCCGCGTCAAGTCGCTGAAGTCCAAGATCCGCACCGCGAAGGACGAGAACGGCAAGCCCGTCTCGAAGGTCAAGGCCTACTCCTACCGCGACGCGCTGTTCGAGGCGATCGCGCACCGCTTCGCCACCGACCCGACGATGGCGGCGTGGGGCGAGGAGAACCGTGACTGGGGCGGCGCGTTCGCCGTCTACCGCGGCCTCACCGAACTGCTGCCCTACCACCGCCTGTTCAACTCGCCGATCTCCGAGGCCGCCATCATCGGCGCGGGCGTCGGCTATGCCCTGTCGGGCGGCCGCGCGCTCGTCGAACTGATGTACTGCGACTTCCTCGGCCGCGCCGGCGACGAGATCTTCAACCAGGCCGCCAAGTGGCAGGCCATGTCGGCCGGCCTGCTGAAGATGCCGCTCGTGATGCGCGTCTCGGTCGGCTCGAAGTACGGCGCCCAGCACTCGCAGGACTGGGCCGCGCTCGTCGCGCACATGCCCGGGCTGAAGGTCTACTACCCGGCCACCCCGTACGACGCGAAGGGCATGATGAACCTTGCGCTGCGCGGCACCGACCCGGTGGTGTTCTTCGAGTCCCAGCTCCTCTACGACGTGGCGGAGCAGTTCGAAGAGGGCGGCGTGCCGGAGGGCTACTACGAGGTTCCCGAGGGCGAGCCCGTCGTGCGCCGCGAGGGCACCGACCTGACCATCGCCGTCGTCGGCCCCACGCTCTACCGCGTGATCGAGGCGGCCGACATCCTCGAGGAGAAGTACGGCGTTTCGACCGAGGTCATCGACCTGCGGTTCGTTGCCCCGCTGAACCTCGACCCGATCGTCGAGTCCGTCAAGAAGACCGGGCGACTCGTGCTGACCTCCGACGCCGTCGACCGCGGGTCCTTCCTGCACACGGTCGCGTCGCAGATCCAGACGCTCGCCTTCGATCACCTCGACGCCCCCGTCACGGTGGTCGGCTCCCGCAACGTGATCACCCCCGCCGCCGAGCTTGAGAAGGTCTTCTTCCCGCAGCCCGAGTGGCTGATCGACGCGATCCACGAGCGGGTCCTCCCGCTCAAGGACCACGTCCCCTCGTCCAACCAGACCGACGCCGAACTCGCGCGCCGGTCCCGCGAAGGCCTCTGA
- the lpdA gene encoding dihydrolipoyl dehydrogenase: MSDYDVIVLGGGPGGYIAAERLGHAKKNVLLIEGDSLGGTCLNVGCIPTKALLNAAKTYEHALHGAQLGVNAGDVTVDWTQMQKWKDQTVATLVGGVGAAEKKAGVTVVKGYGTFDGPGKVTVDGTTYTGEHVILATGSVPVMPPIPGAQDNPRVIDSTGMLSVEQIPSRLTVIGGGVIGLEFASLFAMLGSEVTVIEMLPEIAPFMDADVAAQLRKALAGVTFNLNCKVTAIDGGTVKFTTADGAENSVDSDEVLMAVGRRPAVQGWGAENSGLEVSGKGVVVDDRMRTNLPNVWAVGDVTGRSLLAHAAYRMGEIAVANILDAEAHRKGEVMRWNTIPWAVYTNPEAAGIGHTEASAKAAGINAKAVTVPGYLSGRFVAENGVKAPGAAKLVYDADTLQVLGLTVLGSYASEMIWGASVVLETELNVIDLRQVVFPHPTVSELIREAAWAVKA; encoded by the coding sequence ATGAGTGACTATGACGTCATCGTGCTCGGCGGCGGCCCCGGCGGATACATCGCCGCGGAACGCCTCGGACACGCCAAGAAGAACGTGCTCCTGATCGAGGGCGACTCCCTCGGCGGCACCTGCCTCAACGTCGGCTGCATCCCCACCAAGGCGCTGCTGAACGCCGCCAAGACCTACGAGCACGCGCTGCACGGCGCCCAGTTGGGCGTCAACGCGGGCGACGTCACGGTCGACTGGACGCAGATGCAGAAGTGGAAGGACCAGACGGTCGCCACGCTCGTCGGAGGCGTCGGCGCGGCCGAGAAGAAGGCGGGCGTCACCGTCGTCAAGGGCTACGGCACCTTCGACGGGCCCGGCAAGGTCACCGTCGACGGCACCACCTACACCGGCGAGCACGTCATCCTGGCGACCGGCTCGGTCCCCGTGATGCCGCCCATCCCCGGCGCGCAGGACAACCCCCGCGTGATCGACTCGACCGGGATGCTCTCGGTCGAGCAGATCCCCTCGAGGCTCACCGTCATCGGCGGCGGCGTCATCGGCCTGGAGTTCGCAAGCCTCTTCGCGATGCTCGGCTCCGAGGTCACCGTCATCGAGATGCTCCCCGAGATCGCCCCGTTCATGGACGCCGACGTCGCGGCCCAACTCCGCAAGGCGCTGGCCGGCGTCACGTTCAACCTGAACTGCAAGGTCACCGCGATCGACGGCGGAACCGTCAAGTTCACCACCGCCGACGGCGCCGAGAACTCCGTCGACTCCGACGAGGTTTTGATGGCCGTCGGACGCCGCCCCGCCGTCCAGGGCTGGGGAGCCGAGAACTCGGGCCTCGAGGTCTCCGGCAAGGGCGTCGTCGTCGACGACCGGATGCGCACCAACCTGCCCAACGTGTGGGCCGTCGGTGACGTGACCGGGCGCTCGCTGCTCGCCCACGCCGCCTACCGGATGGGCGAGATCGCCGTCGCGAACATCCTCGACGCCGAAGCCCACCGCAAGGGCGAGGTGATGCGCTGGAACACCATCCCGTGGGCCGTGTACACCAATCCCGAGGCCGCGGGCATCGGCCACACCGAGGCCTCCGCGAAGGCCGCGGGCATCAACGCCAAGGCGGTCACCGTCCCCGGCTACCTGTCCGGCCGCTTCGTCGCCGAGAACGGCGTCAAGGCACCCGGCGCGGCCAAGCTCGTCTACGACGCCGACACCCTGCAGGTGCTCGGCCTCACCGTGCTCGGCAGCTACGCCTCCGAGATGATCTGGGGCGCCTCCGTCGTGCTCGAGACCGAACTCAACGTCATCGACCTGCGCCAGGTCGTGTTCCCCCACCCCACCGTCAGCGAACTCATCCGAGAGGCCGCATGGGCCGTCAAGGCCTGA
- a CDS encoding dihydrolipoamide acetyltransferase family protein, translating to MATVVVMPQLGNSVESCLIVSWQVAVGDEITENAIVCEVETDKASMEVPASAAGTVLAILWDEGDDVPVKEPLLVVGAAGEDPKPALDAAGWKGKDGEEAAAAPQDAPQAAADEAPAATSAVEAVRAEATGASSPRARNLAAANNLDLATVAEGSGPGGRVIERDVQAALADTTRGAARAGAHGATAQGTGIGGRVTTGDLSAPATAEAEAVQAPAAQAPAFATSGTREYPGATTTAPLKGIRKVIAERMMVSLASSAQLTYTSTANAAGLLALRKKLKGSPEELGLSAITIGDLVGFAAVKTAAKHTSHNAHLSDGVLTTFEQVHMGFACDTPRGLLVPTVRNASQMSLREFSAVSKDLANQAIGGSINPDLLSGATFTVSNLGGFGIESFTPLLNVPQVAILGVDAIFPRATVNADGSFGVEQRIGFSLTADHRVIDGADAARFLQDLVKYVENIDVTVLG from the coding sequence ATGGCAACCGTCGTAGTCATGCCGCAGCTCGGCAACTCGGTCGAGTCCTGCCTGATCGTGTCGTGGCAGGTCGCTGTCGGCGACGAGATCACCGAGAACGCCATCGTCTGCGAGGTGGAGACCGACAAGGCCTCCATGGAGGTCCCCGCCTCTGCCGCGGGCACCGTGCTTGCCATCCTCTGGGATGAGGGCGACGACGTGCCCGTCAAGGAACCGCTGCTGGTCGTCGGTGCCGCGGGTGAGGACCCGAAGCCCGCCCTCGACGCCGCAGGCTGGAAGGGCAAGGACGGCGAGGAAGCAGCCGCCGCGCCGCAGGACGCGCCCCAGGCCGCCGCAGACGAGGCGCCCGCCGCGACCTCCGCCGTCGAGGCCGTCCGCGCAGAGGCCACCGGCGCCTCAAGCCCCCGCGCCCGCAACCTGGCCGCCGCCAACAACCTCGACCTCGCCACCGTCGCCGAGGGCTCCGGCCCCGGCGGGCGCGTCATCGAGCGCGACGTGCAGGCCGCGCTGGCCGACACCACCCGCGGCGCCGCCCGCGCAGGAGCCCACGGGGCAACCGCCCAGGGCACCGGCATCGGCGGCCGCGTCACCACCGGCGACCTCTCCGCCCCCGCCACCGCAGAGGCAGAGGCAGTGCAGGCTCCCGCAGCCCAGGCGCCCGCGTTCGCCACCTCCGGCACCCGCGAGTACCCCGGCGCGACCACAACGGCCCCGCTCAAGGGCATCCGCAAGGTGATCGCCGAGCGCATGATGGTCTCCCTGGCCAGCTCCGCTCAGCTCACCTACACCTCGACCGCCAACGCGGCCGGGCTCCTGGCGCTGCGCAAGAAGCTGAAGGGCTCGCCCGAGGAACTCGGCCTCAGCGCCATCACCATCGGCGACCTCGTCGGCTTCGCCGCCGTCAAGACCGCCGCCAAGCACACCAGCCACAACGCCCACCTGAGCGACGGCGTCCTCACCACCTTCGAGCAGGTCCACATGGGCTTCGCGTGCGACACCCCGCGCGGCCTGCTGGTTCCGACCGTACGGAACGCGTCGCAGATGAGCCTGCGCGAGTTCTCCGCCGTCAGCAAGGACCTCGCCAACCAGGCGATCGGCGGCAGCATCAACCCCGACCTGCTCTCGGGCGCCACCTTCACGGTCTCGAACCTCGGCGGCTTCGGCATCGAGTCGTTCACCCCGCTGCTGAACGTGCCGCAGGTGGCGATCCTCGGCGTCGACGCGATCTTCCCGCGCGCCACGGTCAACGCCGACGGAAGCTTCGGCGTCGAGCAGCGCATCGGCTTCTCGCTCACCGCGGACCACCGCGTGATCGACGGCGCCGACGCCGCCCGCTTCCTGCAGGACCTCGTCAAGTACGTCGAGAACATCGACGTCACCGTGCTCGGCTGA
- a CDS encoding DeoR/GlpR family DNA-binding transcription regulator: protein MTVERVQREDQIMARLNDDGALTVSGLSADLGVSEVTIRGDLRTLENRGLLVRTRGGARPTTWKSVLQREQINVDAKQRIAQKAASMVLDEDTVMMEAGTTTATIVRYLGGRRGLQLVTNSALVFNSARANPSLNVILTGGVFRRESESFVGPTAERAIADFNTRLAFLGTDGFSPERGLTTRFVEGGQIASQMSGRAEETWLVADSSKFGQAGFVSFLPLDKVTGIITDSGLSREAVEALQEHTRVCVV from the coding sequence ATGACCGTCGAACGAGTACAGCGCGAGGACCAGATCATGGCGCGCCTGAACGACGACGGTGCCCTCACGGTGTCCGGTCTCTCGGCCGACCTCGGCGTCTCCGAGGTGACCATCCGTGGCGACCTCCGCACGCTCGAGAATCGCGGGCTGCTCGTGCGCACGCGCGGCGGCGCGCGACCCACCACCTGGAAGTCGGTCCTGCAGCGCGAACAGATCAACGTGGACGCCAAGCAGCGGATCGCCCAGAAGGCCGCCTCGATGGTCCTCGACGAGGACACGGTCATGATGGAGGCGGGCACCACGACCGCGACCATCGTGCGCTACCTCGGCGGCCGCCGCGGGCTGCAACTGGTCACCAACTCGGCGCTCGTGTTCAACAGCGCCAGGGCCAACCCCTCCCTCAACGTGATCCTCACCGGAGGGGTCTTCCGGCGCGAGTCGGAGTCCTTCGTCGGCCCGACCGCCGAGCGCGCGATCGCCGACTTCAACACCCGCCTCGCCTTCCTCGGCACCGACGGCTTCTCCCCGGAGCGGGGCCTCACGACCCGCTTCGTCGAGGGCGGCCAGATCGCGTCGCAGATGAGCGGACGCGCCGAGGAGACCTGGCTGGTGGCCGACTCGTCCAAGTTCGGCCAGGCGGGCTTCGTCAGTTTTCTGCCCCTCGACAAGGTCACCGGGATCATCACCGATTCCGGCCTGTCGCGCGAGGCAGTTGAGGCACTACAAGAGCACACCCGCGTGTGCGTCGTCTAG
- a CDS encoding vWA domain-containing protein, with the protein MTDPNRTHLAFLLDRSGSMQSIKTDTEGGFDAFIAEQRKQPGVCTVTLAQFDTEYEVNYVDLPIADVPPLNLEPRGMTALLDSIARLITDTGKRLAALPEDERPGTVIVGIMTDGMENSSKEWTHAAIKALIEQQENGYEWTFSYLGANQDAIEVGASIGISRDRSLTYDAANAADAMGAYTDSVSAMRTARAAGVPMAAAREAGAYSDEQRSKAKAPKSPRTGR; encoded by the coding sequence ATGACCGACCCGAACCGCACCCACCTGGCATTCCTGCTCGACCGCTCCGGCTCGATGCAGTCCATCAAGACCGACACCGAGGGCGGCTTCGACGCCTTCATCGCGGAGCAGCGCAAGCAGCCCGGCGTCTGCACCGTCACGCTTGCGCAGTTCGACACCGAGTACGAGGTCAACTACGTGGACCTGCCCATCGCTGACGTTCCGCCGCTCAACCTCGAGCCTCGCGGCATGACGGCGCTGCTCGACTCGATCGCGCGGCTGATCACCGACACGGGCAAGCGTCTGGCGGCGCTCCCCGAGGACGAGCGGCCGGGCACGGTCATCGTCGGCATCATGACCGACGGAATGGAGAACTCCTCGAAGGAGTGGACCCATGCGGCCATCAAGGCGCTGATCGAGCAGCAGGAGAACGGCTACGAGTGGACGTTCTCCTACCTGGGCGCGAACCAGGACGCGATCGAGGTCGGCGCCTCCATCGGCATCTCCCGCGACCGCTCACTCACCTACGACGCGGCCAACGCCGCCGACGCGATGGGCGCCTACACCGACAGCGTCTCCGCGATGCGCACGGCGCGTGCCGCGGGCGTCCCGATGGCGGCGGCACGGGAGGCTGGCGCCTACTCTGACGAGCAGCGGTCCAAGGCGAAGGCGCCGAAGTCGCCCCGTACCGGCCGCTGA
- a CDS encoding rhodanese-like domain-containing protein, producing MHRIPGSPLSRPVASLVEAANLVAPPLSLDEAFDLHRRGGATFVDIREPKEIEREGTIPGAYRAPRGMVEFWVDPESPYYRAALDDGRPLVLFCASAWRSALTAATLIEMGRSDVAHVDGGFTAWRDAGHPVDHPEAR from the coding sequence GTGCATCGCATCCCTGGAAGTCCACTGAGTCGTCCGGTCGCCTCCCTCGTCGAGGCGGCCAACCTGGTCGCGCCGCCCCTGTCGCTTGACGAGGCGTTCGACCTGCACCGCCGCGGTGGTGCGACGTTCGTCGACATCCGCGAGCCGAAGGAGATCGAGCGCGAGGGCACGATCCCGGGCGCGTACCGGGCGCCGCGCGGCATGGTCGAGTTCTGGGTCGACCCGGAGAGCCCCTACTACCGAGCCGCTCTGGACGACGGTCGCCCACTCGTGCTTTTCTGCGCCTCGGCCTGGCGATCCGCGCTCACCGCCGCCACCCTCATCGAGATGGGGCGCAGCGACGTCGCCCACGTCGACGGCGGGTTCACGGCCTGGCGCGACGCGGGCCATCCCGTCGACCATCCGGAAGCTCGGTAG
- a CDS encoding MFS transporter gives MPTARYAVLQSTYWSGFCLIVSFASVYLLAQGLSNSEIGILIAVASALATVLQPLVAGVADRSRWPLRLWIVASGILMAALAVALLVPGQPRLLVAITYGVLVGSIQIVQPLVNSVGMDAINLGIRLNFGLARACASLTFALLSLAAGRIVESTSSQALPVLMIAMQVLFVASAATFVFRRPAPHRDEEVAPEPVQEPEPLDRAAWMRFGLVLAGFTLAMASHNVLNGFMFQVVTFHGGTASDMGLAVMIAALTELPTMIGFNRLVRRWTPGVLMIVAGVGFAVKSIATYLAPNLAGIYAAQALQFAAFGLIVPASVYYVNRHFPPSQRVTGQAYMTMTATAGSVIGSVVGGVVLDVAGVPTMLLLGAVFGVLGAGCMAVGSNRS, from the coding sequence GTGCCAACGGCCCGTTACGCAGTCCTCCAGTCGACGTACTGGAGCGGGTTCTGCCTGATCGTCAGCTTCGCGAGCGTCTATCTGCTCGCGCAGGGCCTCAGCAACTCCGAGATCGGCATCCTGATCGCCGTCGCCAGCGCGCTCGCGACGGTGCTCCAACCGTTGGTCGCCGGGGTCGCCGATCGGTCCAGGTGGCCGCTGCGGCTGTGGATCGTCGCGAGCGGCATCCTGATGGCCGCGCTCGCCGTTGCGCTGCTGGTCCCGGGGCAGCCCAGGCTGCTGGTGGCGATCACCTACGGGGTGCTCGTCGGCTCGATCCAGATCGTCCAACCGCTTGTCAACAGCGTCGGGATGGACGCGATCAACCTCGGGATCCGGCTCAACTTCGGCCTCGCACGCGCCTGCGCCTCGCTGACCTTCGCGCTCCTGTCGCTCGCCGCTGGCCGCATCGTCGAGAGCACGTCGTCGCAGGCGCTGCCCGTGCTGATGATCGCGATGCAGGTGCTGTTCGTCGCCTCGGCCGCCACGTTCGTGTTCCGTCGCCCGGCCCCGCACCGCGACGAGGAGGTCGCGCCCGAGCCGGTGCAGGAGCCGGAGCCACTGGATCGCGCGGCCTGGATGCGCTTTGGCCTTGTCCTTGCGGGGTTCACGCTGGCGATGGCGAGCCACAACGTGCTCAACGGCTTCATGTTCCAGGTCGTCACCTTCCACGGAGGGACGGCGAGCGACATGGGGTTGGCGGTCATGATCGCCGCCCTGACGGAGTTGCCGACCATGATCGGCTTCAACCGGTTGGTGAGACGCTGGACGCCCGGCGTGCTGATGATCGTTGCGGGGGTGGGGTTCGCGGTGAAGAGCATCGCGACCTACCTCGCCCCCAACCTTGCGGGGATTTACGCTGCGCAGGCGCTGCAGTTCGCGGCGTTCGGGCTGATCGTCCCGGCGTCGGTGTACTACGTCAACCGGCACTTCCCGCCGAGCCAGCGGGTGACCGGCCAGGCATACATGACGATGACGGCGACGGCGGGCAGCGTGATCGGCTCGGTCGTCGGGGGAGTGGTGCTCGACGTCGCGGGGGTGCCGACGATGCTGCTGCTCGGCGCCGTGTTCGGCGTGCTGGGTGCGGGCTGCATGGCGGTGGGATCGAACCGCTCCTGA